The Rhizobium etli 8C-3 genome has a segment encoding these proteins:
- a CDS encoding substrate-binding domain-containing protein, producing the protein MKGIKRLCAALLATTIVAFTVPSAMAANIAVVGGKNDDAFWNLIKKGIDDARLVVEANGGKVNYLRLQTYDNFAPDVVQLIQTAISQKVDGLVIPNWVPEGEDPAIKEAVAAGIKVILMNAGGIDKARELGAINYVGSDEYLAGVAGGEYFFKNGKKNVLCVNTVPGAANLEARCKGVIDGITKAGGTAKQLPLPATSFGDATAVAEAIKATLLQDATIDGLITISAGDADSAAIGIQQAGKTETTLLGTFDLNQSGLDRINAGTQGFAIDQQPYLQSLLAVTLLASAIDFGTDLPTSPVLTGPDIVDKLNIEATLTGVSKGAR; encoded by the coding sequence ATGAAGGGAATTAAGCGTCTTTGCGCAGCTTTGCTTGCGACCACTATCGTTGCGTTCACTGTGCCTTCGGCGATGGCTGCCAATATCGCTGTGGTGGGTGGCAAGAATGACGACGCATTTTGGAATCTCATCAAAAAGGGCATCGATGATGCGCGGCTGGTCGTTGAGGCTAACGGCGGCAAGGTGAACTACCTACGCCTCCAGACCTATGACAATTTCGCGCCCGACGTCGTCCAACTCATACAGACGGCCATCAGCCAGAAGGTCGATGGCCTGGTCATTCCGAACTGGGTTCCCGAAGGTGAGGACCCTGCAATCAAGGAAGCAGTCGCTGCCGGCATCAAGGTCATCCTGATGAACGCCGGCGGAATTGATAAGGCCAGGGAGCTCGGTGCTATCAACTATGTCGGTTCCGACGAATATCTCGCGGGCGTCGCAGGTGGCGAGTACTTCTTCAAGAACGGCAAGAAGAATGTGCTTTGCGTGAATACCGTCCCGGGCGCCGCCAATCTGGAGGCGCGCTGCAAGGGCGTCATCGACGGAATTACAAAGGCAGGTGGTACGGCGAAGCAGTTGCCCTTGCCCGCAACCAGCTTCGGCGATGCCACCGCCGTTGCCGAGGCCATCAAAGCGACGCTCCTCCAGGACGCGACGATTGACGGCCTCATCACGATCTCTGCGGGGGATGCGGACTCGGCTGCAATTGGCATTCAGCAAGCCGGAAAGACCGAGACCACACTTCTCGGCACATTCGACCTCAACCAATCCGGCCTTGATCGCATCAACGCCGGAACGCAGGGTTTCGCTATCGACCAACAGCCATACCTGCAATCGCTGCTGGCGGTGACACTTCTCGCTTCCGCAATTGACTTCGGAACGGATCTTCCAACGTCTCCGGTGCTCACTGGCCCCGACATCGTCGACAAGTTAAATATCGAGGCAACCTTGACAGGTGTCTCGAAGGGCGCGCGCTGA